GGAACCAGCATGTACAGCGATAAGGAGGTTTTCGAAGAGGGAGACTTGATCACCATAGAGATAGATGAAGCCGCAACAGCCATCCAGGATGCCGACAGCGATATTTCTCGAGAGGCCGATGTGGAGCTGGAGCAGGGAAGAGGACTGCTGGATTTTATAAACCCCTTTTCCACGGGTTATTCAGCTTCGGAATCTTCTGAAGGCATAACTCAGCGCAGCGGTTCCTTAGAAGCTGATATAACTGTGAGGGTGGAGGAAGTTAACGACAACGGGAACCTGAGGGTGATCGGTGATAAGAGTATTACTATAAACGACGAAACCCAGGTTATTCAGCTTTCGGGCATACTCAGAGAGGATGATGTAGCGGCCGATAATACAGCCCAGTCACATCATCTATCCGATCCGGAGATAAAATATGATGGAGAGGGCATGGTGGGAGACACCCAGGATCAGGGTATAGTAAGCCGTCTCTTCAATGCTATCTTTTAACAGAGGTGAAAAGTGATGAAATCTTTATTGGAGATTTCAGGTCGGATAGTGAGATTATTAGCTGTATTTTTGCTGACGGCTTTCTGCCTGACAATTTTTCTACAGCCGGCAGCTGCTGATGATCCGATGGTCACCATCGGCGATATCACCAGAACCGAAGGTGCCCGCAGCAATCAGCTGGTCGGTTATGGACTGGTAACCGGGCTGGGCCGCTCGGGAGATTCGACCCGAAGCCAGGCCACGGTGCAGAGCATCGCCAATATGCTGGGTGAATATGGGGTGGAGGTCAGCCCAGATCAGGTCGAAGGCCAGAATATCGCCGCTGTAATGGTGACTGCCGATCTGCCTCACGATGCCAGCACGGGAGACACCTTAGACGTCCAGGTGAGCGCCATAGGAGATGCTGACAGTCTGGCCGGCGGCATGCTTGTCCGCACCCCTCTGGAGGCTCCGACGGGCGAGGTCTATGCCGTAGCCCAGGGCTCGGTCTCTCTGGGAGGAGAAGAAGGGGAACATCCGACTTCGGCCAGGGTGTCCGGCGGCGGCATCATAGAACGAACCGTCGATTATCAGCTTGATCGAGATGTTTTGGACCTTGCCCTCCATAATGGAAATTTTCGCACCGCCAGCGAGATAGTGGATGAGATCAACGATCATTTTGCCGATCTTTCCGGAGCCGATGAGATAGCCCAGGCAGAACACGAGAGCAAAGTCAGAGTCGAAATTCCTCCAGAATACAGTAATGACGTCGTGGGTTTTATCGCTGAGGTTAACGATCTCGAAGTTCAGCCCACCATGACTGCCAGAGTTGTGATCAATGAAAACGATGGCACCATAGTAAAGGGTCATAATGCCCGCATATCGACTGTTTCCGTAGCTCATAAAAATATGTCTGTTACCGTTTCCTCCGACAGCACCATTCAACAGGGTGAAGAAGAGGAGGAGGCCTTCATAGAAGAAGAACAGGAGATGGAGATAGAGGATGAACAGGAAAATTCAATGGTTGTAGAAGGCGGCTCCAATACCGGCGATCTAATCACCGCCCTCAATGCGGTGGGAGCCGATGCCAGCGACATGGTATCTATTTTGCAGGAGATAGAGGCTGCCGGTGCTCTGCATGCCGAACTGGAAGTGAGGTAAGGAGTCAGTAAGGATTGAAGTTTTTCTATGAAATTGAGGAGGTTTAAAGGATGGATATTGATTTTCCCGCCAATTCTCCGGCCGATCATCAGGAGATATTGAATCAGCAGACCGATAAAGATGACCCTGCCGGGATGATAGATGAGATCGCTGACCGCTCGCAAACCGCCGGAGAAATAGAGGATATTCATGATGAAGAACTGAAAGAAGCTATAAGCGATTTTGTGGGGCTTTTTGTTCAGCAGATGTTCGGTGCCATGAGAGATACCGTACCCGATGATGGATTAATCGACGGCGGTTACGCTGAGGATGTATTTACCGAAAAGCTGGACGAAGAGCTGGCCGGCAGAGGGGCTGCCCAAGCTCAGTTTAAACGCCTGAACGAGACGATATACCGTCAGTTGAGCCAGTGATTTCTGCTCATCTTTTCTGAAAATCGAAAGGAGAGGGCTTTTTTGCTTGATCTCATCCGGCAGAGTTTTCAGAAGAAATACAATCCAGGTTCCGAATCTTTTTTTACAGCTCACATCGGGGTCCATGCTGCCTTTTTTACTATGATGCTGGTGATTTTTTCTATCGGGTTTTCACCGGTCGACCCGGGTACAGCCGCTGCTGCAAATATCGGCGGGAGTGGGGAGCTTCAGCAATTTTATGCTCAGGATGAGCAGATAAGAATAAAGCACGACCAGAATGATCACAGCCGGGAGATAGAGCTGCTGGAAACCTCCCGGGTGCTCGATCCTGAAAGCGGTGAAGCCATTTATCTCGAGCCGGGCAATTACAGAGTTGATTTCGAGCAGACAGGAATGGGTGAAATACACTCTGTGCAGATATTTGCCTCCGATTCTCGCTCCCGGGTTATGACGGTCCGAAAAGAAGCTGAAAGAGCCGGTTTTGCTGCCTTGAATATCATAGGTCCCGATGAGACAGCTGAAGATGATGATCTCTGGCGGCTGCAGGTGGGGGAAAAGCAGGAACGCGATGAAGCCGAGCAGCTGCTGGACAGGCTGCAGGAGGCAGGTTTTCAGGGCTGGATTACCACCACGTCTTCAGAAGAGAGCGGTTTCAAATTTTATTCGCCGGAAGCTGCCGACGGTGAGCAGAAGACTATCGCTGCCGACAGATTGGAGATAGAGGGCGAAATGATGGCTGTCGATGGAATCAGACTAAACGGTGCCGGGCTGATTAAAAGCGGCCCGGAAATAGACGTTCTGGGCTGGATGCCGATTGACAGGGCGGTAAAATATAAAATTTCACCTCTGGCCCGGCAGTATATTCCTGGAGCTGAAGAAGAGGCTCTCAGGGCCCTGGCAGTAGCTCTCAGATCAAGATTTCTCAGCGATTATTTGTACTCCGAAGAGGGGTATCTGGAGCTGGCTGAACTGGGGTCTGAAGCTGAGAGAGGAAAGATCACTGCAGCCTGTAAGTCAGCGGTCTATGCCACCGCGGGTGAGTATTTGAGCAGGAAAAGAGAGCTGATGAGAGGGTATTATCATCCCGACAGTGGAGGAGTTACAGCTGAGCCAGAAGGCCTGCTGGACGAAAAAAGACCCTCTGTTAGGACCGCCAGGGAGGGACTGAGCTGGCAGGAAGATAAATACGCTGAGAAAAATACCTGGACTCAAAACTTCGGGTTGACCTTTATCGAAAACGAGCTGCTCTCGCGTCTTGTCGACTTGAATCCTGATCTGCAGGTTATGCCGTCCACTCTGGAGGAAATAGAAGTTGAGGATAGAGAAGGCTCGGGCAGGGTCTCCAGACTGGTTTTTCACACCGGATCCGGCAGTTTTGTGATAGAAGATGAGGACATTTATGAAATTTTTGCCAAGGAATCCGAGAATTTTGAACTGCCTTCTCTTTTGTTCGAGATAGAAGAATACACTCAAAACGATGAAGTTTATCGATTTCGTCTAACAGGTCGTGGAAAGGGTCATGGAATGGGGCTGCCGCTTTCCTCGGCGGCTTTGGCTGCCCGGGAAGGAACTGACCGCCGGGAAATACTTTCTGTTTATCATGGAGCTGAGATCATCGGACTGGAAGATCTGCTTATAACCGAGAGGGCGGTCGATGCCAGTGTCCAGCTCGGGATAGATTATCAGGAACTCCGGCAGTTTACCATTGAAGGCCGCCGGGTTTTCAACGTCATAGAATTCAACCAGCGCCGTTCTCGTTATGATATGCAGCTTTTTCTGGCCGGTGACAGCATTGAAAGCGGTCCGGAGAGCCTGGCCGGACTGGGTGAGAGAAAGGGAGCTCTGGTCGGCGTGAACGGGGGATATTTCGATTATCAGGGCAGGCCTCTCGGACTTTTATACAGGGAGGGTGAGACTATTTCCACCACTCCGCCGGGTTTATCCCGTACAGCTTTAGCAGGGGATCAAAAAGACAATTTTAACATAGCCAGATACGAATGGTCTGCGAAAATAAGAACAGGTGATATCGAGCTCGATGTATCGGGTGTCAATCGCCCGGCCCGGGATGGCGAACTTACTCTGATAAATGATCATTATGGTGATTTACCTCCCCGCCAGCGCAATGTGGGAGTCGAAGTTCTGGTGGTGGATGATAGGATAAGAGGAATGCACAGAGGACAGCTTTCCTACCCCCTGGAAATTCCTTCGGGTGGCTATTTAATTCAGGCCCGGGGAGAAGCCGCCAGCCGGCTCAGCCAGGCGGAAACCGGAGATCCGCTGGAAATCAGAGAGAATATCAAACCCGAATCGGAGCTGCCCGGAGAGATAGATTTTATTCTCGGCGCCGGTCCGCAGCTGATCGAAGAGGGCTCGGTGAATATAACCTCCGAGGAGGAATCTTTCCAGGAGGATATAGTCTCCGGCAGGGCTCCACGAACAGCTGTGGGTATTACCGAGGACGATAAGCTTCTGCTGGTCACCGTCGATGGACGTCAGCCCGAGCGCAGCATGGGTGTATCTCTGGAGGGACTGGCAGACATTCTGCTCAAGCTGGGAGCTGATGAGGCCGTCAATCTTGATGGTGGCGATTCTTCTTCTATGCTGGTCAGAGGTTTCACCATGAATGTGCCCAGCGGATATAGGGAGGTCAGCAACTCACTTTTGATCGTACCGGAAAACTAAACTAAAGCGGCGGAAAAATTTCCTTGTGAACGAAGCTTTATATATTCGGATCTTCTTGTTATCAGATGATAGATACCGTATAAGATCACTATCATGACAATAATGGCTGGAAGATATAAAGCAAAGTGATACTCGAAATTTTTCGAAACTCAGGTTGAGTCCATGGCCAAAAAATAGTGTCCCCGGCTCAGGAGGTGCCGGGCTGAGCGGGAGCTCAGGGAAGAGATCTCGCGAAGGGAGCGCAATTTTTTGGCCGAAAACTAAACTTATGCCGGGGAAAATTTCATTGTGAACGAAGCTTTATATCTTACAGTACAACTAAATGAGGTTTTTACACACCTATTAGCAACTGAAGACAAGAAGATCCATATATTCCAGTATAATTAAATAGGTTATTTTTGACACACATATTTACCAGCTGCAGTCAGGAAAATCCGTAATAAATAAATATTTTTTAATAAAGGATGGGAAAGATGAAGCCTCTAAACCATGTCAAAAAACTATTGATAGTAAAGACTGCTGTTCTGCTGATATTATTCGCTTTTTTGGCCGGCAATCAGCTTCAGGCTCAAGAAAGACAGCCGGCCAGGCTGGAAAGACTCAATTACAGCATCAATACTGACACCGCAGATATTACCAGCTTGGATATAGAGGCGATCACGTTCGGTCTGGAGTTCAAACTGACCGATATCAATTATCTGGAGACCTCTCTGAGATATGATAACGATGATCTCGACCTGCAGGGCACCTGGCTGATAGATTTTACCGAAGATACACCTCACGATATGAGGCTGAGATTGAATTTGAGCTCCGAGGATGGCCTCGACAGTTTCGAACCGGCTCTAGGAGTGGGAGGCAGGTTTCCTCGAGAAGGTCGAGAACATTATTTTTTCGGTCATCTGGATTATTATTTTGATGTGTCCAGCTCCAGTCTGGTCTATAATGGTGGGGTCGGATATCCTTTAACCTACAACAGCAATATAAAGCTTTCAATCGGTAATGCTTTCTGGGATAGAGATGATCATCAGTTAAATTTCGGCATGGAAATCGAATTTTAAAATTCTGGAGGCAGATTTTTAATGAATGAACTGGAAAAATTCACCGGGGTCAGCGTAATGATCATAGGCGATCTGATAATGGATCAGTTTATTTACGGCCAACCTTCCCGCATTTCGCGTGAGGCTCCGGTATTAATTCTGGATGAAACCGACCGCCGAATCAAACCCGGGGGAGCCGGCAATGCAGCAGTAAACGTATCCTCGCTGGGCGGGGATGCGCATCTGGTTTCACCGACGGGGAATGATAATTCCTGGCGCAGGCTGGCCGGAGTTCTGGAGGAGTATGATATATCCACGGATGGGGTTGAGGTTTCTGACAGCATCTCTTCAGCCGTCAAAACGAGAATTATGGCCGGCAGCGATCAAATAGTCAGGCAGCAGGTTGTCAGAGTTGACAGCCTGGAAGCCGATCTTGTCAGTGATGATCACCGCCGGGCGATTGAGGAATACGTTAAATCGATGATTTCGAAGGTTGACGCTGTGATTTTTTCCGATTATGGACTGGGGCTTTTCAGCGAAGATTTGATCGGCAGACTGCTCGAGATATGCAGAAAGAGCAGCACTCCTTCCATCACCGACAGCCGTTATCAGCTCCTCAAATTTTCCGGAACGACGATTGCGACCCCAAATCTGGAGGAGGCAGGGCGAGCGGTCGGATTTGAACCAAAATCAGATGCGGAGGTACTGCAGGTCGGAAGGCAAATTCTCTCGCAGCTGAAGAGCGAATATCTGCTTATTACCCGGGGCAGGGATGGTATGACTCTCTTTTACAGTGAGGACGATTACGAACATATACCTGTCAGCAATAAGCTGGATGTATACGATGTGACCGGGGCGGGAGACACCGTTGCAGCCGCTGTGGCTGTGGGCATGGGGGCCGATATGGCTGTGGGCAGGGCCGTTAGACTGGCCAACAAAGCGGCCGGGGTAGCTGTTAAAAAAGAAGGTGCTGCTCCTGTTTATCTGGACGAACTGAAAGAGGTTGTATAATCGTGAGCAAAGATGGTATAATGGAACTGGAAATATTGGAGGATTTAATCAAATCCGAATATGAAGATTTCACCGTCGGTTTGACCAACGGATGTTTTGATATCATTCATGTGGGACATACGCGTTATTTGACCGGGGCTAAAAAACTTGCTGATATTCTCGTGGTGGCTCTCAACAGCGATGAGTCAGTGGCCCGGCTGAAGGGTGCTGGAAGGCCGATCATACCTCTTGAGGAAAGAATGGAAATTATATCGACTCTGGAGCCAGTCGATTTTGTCACTTCTTTTCAGGAAGATACCTGCCGCCGAACTATCGAGCTGCTGCGTCCCGATATTTACATAAAAGGTGGAGATTATGATCGCTCCAACCTGCCTGAATGGGAGACGGTGGAAAGGATAGGCGGGAAGGTAGAGTTATTACCGGTTACTGCCGGGAGATCTACCTCTCAAATAATAGATAAAATAATTTCATCTCATCACACATCAAAATGAGGTGATTCAATGGGAGAAACACAGGATATGGAGAAAACAGTCAAAAAAGCGCAGGAAGGTGACGTCAGGGCTATTGAGGAATTGATCGACGATAATATGGATATAGTCTATGCCAAGGCCCGCTATTTTTTCATCAAGGGTCTGGATAAGGATGATGTTATTCAGGAAGGAAGAGTGGGCCTTTACAAGGCCATAAGAGATTATAAGGAGGAAAGAGAAGCCTCTTTTCGCGGTTTTGCCCAGCTCTGCATCCACAGGCAGCTGGTTTCGGCTATAAAAAAGGCCAACCGTCAAAAACATATGCCCCTGAATAACTCGACCTCTCTGGATAAATCGATAGATAAAGGTGAAAATCAGCGGACCTATAACGAGATCATTTCCGATGACGGGGATGATCTTGAGGAATTTTTTATTTACCGGGAGCTGATCGACCTGCTGATGGATGAGATCAAGGACAAGCTGACCGAGCTGGAGCATAATGCTTTCATAAAATATCTGGAGAATAAAAGTTACAGACAGATTTCCGAAGAGCTCGAGGTTAATTTGAAGTCGGTCGATAATGCTCTGCAGCGTGCTCGCAAAAAGATGGATGAGATCAAAGATGAGATAAATTTTCAGGGAGTAGTAGAGTAAGTTGGGTTTCTGGCAGGAACTTTTTCCCGAACCGCCTCTCTGCATAAACTGCGGAGATACCTTTGTATTTTCTTCTCTCCCCAGGCTGTGCAATTCCTGCCTGTCCGAGATCGAGCTGCGGGAGGAGCCCTTTGTCAGAGAGATTGAGGGCTCCGACAGTTTTTTTACCCTGATAAATTCTCCTCTCGTTTACAGAGGTGCTGTTCGCAGCCTTCTGCGCAGCCTCAAATACGATAATTCGCCCGAAGCTGCCCTGCCGCTTGCTGAGATAATGGTCGGCAGCAGCATGCTGGCCAAACTCTTAGCCGGGAGTTCAGCGCTGGTTGTTCCTGTACCGCTTGCCAGTTCCCGTCTGAAAAGCCGGGGTTACAACCAGGCCGCGCTTCTTGCCGGCATTATTGCCAGCAAATTCTCGCTGGAGCTCGACAGAAATATCCTCAAAAGACCCCGGGAGACCCCTCCGCTTTATGAGCTTTCATCTCTGGAAAGAAAAAACGTTCTTTCCGGCGCATTTTCCGTTGATAACTCTCTCAGCTGGAAGCTGGCTGGACGTGAGGTGCTGCTGGTCGACGATATAATCACCACCGGCAGTACACTCAGGGAAGCAGGTTCGCTGCTGGCCCAAAAAGGAGCCGGGAATCTGCTCGCACTCACCGCTGCTGCCGTGGGGAAGCAGGATTACTGATTTTTTTCTAGAACTTCTTATATAAGTGTAACAGGTGCGCTGAATTTATTTATTTTTAAGGCATTGAAAAGGGGGAATTTTAGCCATGAAAGTTATGATTTATGGCAAGAATATCGATGTAACGCCGTCGCTGAAAGAGTATGCCGAGGAGAAAGTGGGCAAGCTGGAAAAGTTTTTCGATAAGGACCCCATGGAGGCTCAGGTCACCCTGGAAGTGGACAAGGAAAGACATATAGTAGAAATAACAGCTCATGTCGGCGGCCTGATTCTGCGGGGCGAAGAAGAGACCGGCGATATGTATGCTTCAATAGATGGCGTTATGGATAAGCTGGAAAGACAGGTGCATAAGTACAAAACCAAAATCAACCGACGTCTGCGGGAAAAACGCCAGCAGGAACAAGAGGAGTACCGGCAAAAACGCACCCAGCAGCTCATGGAAGATGAAAAGGAGCTGATGCCGGAAGAGGTAAAAACCGCGGCTGAAGACGAAGAAGAGGATGGGTTTGATCCGGAAATAGTCAGAACCAAAAGTTTTCCGGTGAAGCCCATGCATGTTAAGGAAGCAGCAATGCAGATGGATCTTCTCGATCACGATTTCTTTGTCTTCACCAATGCTGATACAGACGAGGTCAACGTAGTTTATCGTCGCAACGATGGCAACTACGGCCTTATAGAACCGATTTACAACAACAATAATACGAGATAAATATCATTCAAGAGTATAGCATTTATTTCATCACTCCGGCCGCCGGATTGAGATATGGCGGCCGGATTGAGTTTGTTTTACATAAGTGCTATAATAACATAAATGGACAGATAGATTTAACTAAAATTATCGGTTCTGCCGCTTAGAGCAGATTTTAATTAGGGTGATTTCACTTATGTTGAGCAGTATTTTCAAAAAGTTGTTCAAAAGTTATAATGAAAAACAGCTTGAGAGAATCAAGCCGATAGTTGAAAATATCAACGATCTCGAACCGGATATGCAGGAGCTTTCCGACGACGAGCTGCGGGCAAAAACCGAGGAGTTTAAGCAGAGATACCAGGAAGGTGAAGATCTAGATGACCTGCTGCCTGAGGCTTTTGCAGTGGTGAGGGAGGCCTCTCAACGTTCTACTGATGAGGGTTTCCGCCATTATGACGTACAGCTTATGGGCGGAATAGTTCTGCACGAAGGCAAGATAGCTGAGATGAAAACCGGAGAAGGAAAAACTCTGGCAGCTACCCTGCCGGCTTATCTCAACGCGCTGGCCGGCTCTCAGGTTCACGTGGTAACTGTAAATGATTATCTGGCCCGGCGTGACAGCGAATGGATGGGACAGATATACCGGTTTCTGGGGCTTTCTGTGGGCTGCATCCAGAACGGCATGCCCCCGAAGGAGCGCAAAGAACAGTACGAATGCGATATAGTCTACGGCACCAACAATGAGTTCGGCTTTGATTATCTCAGGGATAATATGGCCTACAGCAGCGATGATCTCGTCCAGCCCGGCCATGAATTCGCCATTCTGGATGAGGTCGACAGTATTTTGATCGACGAGGCCAGGACTCCCCTGATAATCTCGGGTCCGGCGGACGATACCACCGAGGATTATCGCAAGTTCAACCGGGTAATCCCCAGTCTGGAAGAGGGGCGCGATTATGAAGTCGATGAGAAGAACAAGAATGTAACCCTGACCGAAGAAGGGGTGGTCCGGGCTGAAAATCTACTCAATATTGAAAACCTCTACGATAATTCCAATTTCAAGTTGAATCACCGTCTCAATCAGGCTCTGCGGGCCCATACCCTTATGAAAAAGGACAGGGATTATATCGTCAAGGATGGGGAAGTCAAGATAGTCGATGAGTTTACCGGCAGAGTTATGGAGGGCCGAAGATTCAGCGAGGGTCTGCATCAGGCTATAGAGGCAAAAGAAGGCGTAGAAGTCAGAAAAGAAACGCAGACCTATGCCAAGATAACACTGCAGAATTTCTTCCGAAAATACAACAAACTGTCCGGGATGACGGGTACTGCTAAAACTGAAGAGGACGAATTCATAGATATTTATGACATGGAAGTAGTCGTTATTCCCACCAACGAGCCCCTTATCAGGGATGCCATGCCGGATAGGATTTTCCGCACCGAAGATCAGAAATTTAAGGCTGTAGCTGAAGAGATCGAAGAGCTTTATGAAAAAGGACAGCCTGTGCTCGTGGGAACTGTGGATGTCGATAAATCCGAGGACCTGAGCCGGCGGCTGAAAAAGAGGGGAGTCCCTCATAACGTGCTCAACGCGAAAAACCACGAGCGGGAAGCTGAAATCATCAAAGATGCCGGCAAGAAGAAGAATGTAACAATAGCCACCAATATGGCCGGCCGTGGAACTGATATAGTTCTGGGAGAGGGAGTCACAGATCTGGGGGGGCTGCATGTAATAGGAACCGAGCGCCATGAGAGCCGCAGGATAGATAATCAGCTCAGGGGGCGTTCGGGACGTCAGGGAGACCCCGGTTCATCCCAGTTCTTTATCTCTCTTGAGGATGACCTTCTGAGGTTATTCGGTTCAGATAATATATCAGGGATACTCGACAAATTGGGCCTGGAGGAAGGCGAAGCTATCGAGCATAAGATGCTGGATTCCGCTATAGAAAGAGCTCAGAAAAAAGTCGAGGAAAGACACTTCGAAGCCAGAAAAGCTGTTTTGAAGTACGATGATGTGCTCAACAAACAGCGAAAAGTTATTTACGATCAGCGCCAGCAAATTTTAACGACCGATGAAATCGAGGAAAAACTACAGCGCATGTTGACCAGAGTAATCGATGATATAATCGACCAGTATCTTTCTGAAGATCTTCATCCCTCCGACTGGAACGTGGAGGGGCTTCTCACAAAACTCAAGTTTTTCCGCCTTGAGCGCGACTGGGATGAGGAGACAGTCATAGAAAGAGGCAGTGAAGCCGTGCGAGAGGAACTGCATGAGGAGATGGATCAGCTTCTGGAGAACAAAAAGGAAGAGCTGGGCGAGGAAAATTTTGTCGAGCTGGCCCGACAGCTGGCACTTAGGATAATCGATCGAAAGTGGATGTCTCATCTCGATAATATGCAGGA
This genomic interval from Halarsenatibacter silvermanii contains the following:
- a CDS encoding phosphodiester glycosidase family protein, which produces MLDLIRQSFQKKYNPGSESFFTAHIGVHAAFFTMMLVIFSIGFSPVDPGTAAAANIGGSGELQQFYAQDEQIRIKHDQNDHSREIELLETSRVLDPESGEAIYLEPGNYRVDFEQTGMGEIHSVQIFASDSRSRVMTVRKEAERAGFAALNIIGPDETAEDDDLWRLQVGEKQERDEAEQLLDRLQEAGFQGWITTTSSEESGFKFYSPEAADGEQKTIAADRLEIEGEMMAVDGIRLNGAGLIKSGPEIDVLGWMPIDRAVKYKISPLARQYIPGAEEEALRALAVALRSRFLSDYLYSEEGYLELAELGSEAERGKITAACKSAVYATAGEYLSRKRELMRGYYHPDSGGVTAEPEGLLDEKRPSVRTAREGLSWQEDKYAEKNTWTQNFGLTFIENELLSRLVDLNPDLQVMPSTLEEIEVEDREGSGRVSRLVFHTGSGSFVIEDEDIYEIFAKESENFELPSLLFEIEEYTQNDEVYRFRLTGRGKGHGMGLPLSSAALAAREGTDRREILSVYHGAEIIGLEDLLITERAVDASVQLGIDYQELRQFTIEGRRVFNVIEFNQRRSRYDMQLFLAGDSIESGPESLAGLGERKGALVGVNGGYFDYQGRPLGLLYREGETISTTPPGLSRTALAGDQKDNFNIARYEWSAKIRTGDIELDVSGVNRPARDGELTLINDHYGDLPPRQRNVGVEVLVVDDRIRGMHRGQLSYPLEIPSGGYLIQARGEAASRLSQAETGDPLEIRENIKPESELPGEIDFILGAGPQLIEEGSVNITSEEESFQEDIVSGRAPRTAVGITEDDKLLLVTVDGRQPERSMGVSLEGLADILLKLGADEAVNLDGGDSSSMLVRGFTMNVPSGYREVSNSLLIVPEN
- a CDS encoding rod-binding protein codes for the protein MDIDFPANSPADHQEILNQQTDKDDPAGMIDEIADRSQTAGEIEDIHDEELKEAISDFVGLFVQQMFGAMRDTVPDDGLIDGGYAEDVFTEKLDEELAGRGAAQAQFKRLNETIYRQLSQ
- a CDS encoding flagellar basal body L-ring protein FlgH, with the translated sequence MKVKNLIDSSTYRKSAGEIIPALILLVAVSLLLTSSVQATSLWEDDGTSMYSDKEVFEEGDLITIEIDEAATAIQDADSDISREADVELEQGRGLLDFINPFSTGYSASESSEGITQRSGSLEADITVRVEEVNDNGNLRVIGDKSITINDETQVIQLSGILREDDVAADNTAQSHHLSDPEIKYDGEGMVGDTQDQGIVSRLFNAIF
- the hpf gene encoding ribosome hibernation-promoting factor, HPF/YfiA family, which produces MKVMIYGKNIDVTPSLKEYAEEKVGKLEKFFDKDPMEAQVTLEVDKERHIVEITAHVGGLILRGEEETGDMYASIDGVMDKLERQVHKYKTKINRRLREKRQQEQEEYRQKRTQQLMEDEKELMPEEVKTAAEDEEEDGFDPEIVRTKSFPVKPMHVKEAAMQMDLLDHDFFVFTNADTDEVNVVYRRNDGNYGLIEPIYNNNNTR
- the secA gene encoding preprotein translocase subunit SecA codes for the protein MLSSIFKKLFKSYNEKQLERIKPIVENINDLEPDMQELSDDELRAKTEEFKQRYQEGEDLDDLLPEAFAVVREASQRSTDEGFRHYDVQLMGGIVLHEGKIAEMKTGEGKTLAATLPAYLNALAGSQVHVVTVNDYLARRDSEWMGQIYRFLGLSVGCIQNGMPPKERKEQYECDIVYGTNNEFGFDYLRDNMAYSSDDLVQPGHEFAILDEVDSILIDEARTPLIISGPADDTTEDYRKFNRVIPSLEEGRDYEVDEKNKNVTLTEEGVVRAENLLNIENLYDNSNFKLNHRLNQALRAHTLMKKDRDYIVKDGEVKIVDEFTGRVMEGRRFSEGLHQAIEAKEGVEVRKETQTYAKITLQNFFRKYNKLSGMTGTAKTEEDEFIDIYDMEVVVIPTNEPLIRDAMPDRIFRTEDQKFKAVAEEIEELYEKGQPVLVGTVDVDKSEDLSRRLKKRGVPHNVLNAKNHEREAEIIKDAGKKKNVTIATNMAGRGTDIVLGEGVTDLGGLHVIGTERHESRRIDNQLRGRSGRQGDPGSSQFFISLEDDLLRLFGSDNISGILDKLGLEEGEAIEHKMLDSAIERAQKKVEERHFEARKAVLKYDDVLNKQRKVIYDQRQQILTTDEIEEKLQRMLTRVIDDIIDQYLSEDLHPSDWNVEGLLTKLKFFRLERDWDEETVIERGSEAVREELHEEMDQLLENKKEELGEENFVELARQLALRIIDRKWMSHLDNMQELRQGIGLRAYGQKDPLTEFKFESYELFENMNSSIREDIISSLLRVEVRDKKQADRESKSAQDREDLEYEKKDVIARKNRQQQQKSKAAASSGTSSGKDSSKSEDSGVETVVKPDEPGRNDPCHCGSGKKYKKCCGR
- a CDS encoding adenylyltransferase/cytidyltransferase family protein, whose protein sequence is MSKDGIMELEILEDLIKSEYEDFTVGLTNGCFDIIHVGHTRYLTGAKKLADILVVALNSDESVARLKGAGRPIIPLEERMEIISTLEPVDFVTSFQEDTCRRTIELLRPDIYIKGGDYDRSNLPEWETVERIGGKVELLPVTAGRSTSQIIDKIISSHHTSK
- a CDS encoding bifunctional heptose 7-phosphate kinase/heptose 1-phosphate adenyltransferase; this translates as MNELEKFTGVSVMIIGDLIMDQFIYGQPSRISREAPVLILDETDRRIKPGGAGNAAVNVSSLGGDAHLVSPTGNDNSWRRLAGVLEEYDISTDGVEVSDSISSAVKTRIMAGSDQIVRQQVVRVDSLEADLVSDDHRRAIEEYVKSMISKVDAVIFSDYGLGLFSEDLIGRLLEICRKSSTPSITDSRYQLLKFSGTTIATPNLEEAGRAVGFEPKSDAEVLQVGRQILSQLKSEYLLITRGRDGMTLFYSEDDYEHIPVSNKLDVYDVTGAGDTVAAAVAVGMGADMAVGRAVRLANKAAGVAVKKEGAAPVYLDELKEVV
- a CDS encoding ComF family protein, with the protein product MGFWQELFPEPPLCINCGDTFVFSSLPRLCNSCLSEIELREEPFVREIEGSDSFFTLINSPLVYRGAVRSLLRSLKYDNSPEAALPLAEIMVGSSMLAKLLAGSSALVVPVPLASSRLKSRGYNQAALLAGIIASKFSLELDRNILKRPRETPPLYELSSLERKNVLSGAFSVDNSLSWKLAGREVLLVDDIITTGSTLREAGSLLAQKGAGNLLALTAAAVGKQDY
- a CDS encoding sigma-70 family RNA polymerase sigma factor — protein: MGETQDMEKTVKKAQEGDVRAIEELIDDNMDIVYAKARYFFIKGLDKDDVIQEGRVGLYKAIRDYKEEREASFRGFAQLCIHRQLVSAIKKANRQKHMPLNNSTSLDKSIDKGENQRTYNEIISDDGDDLEEFFIYRELIDLLMDEIKDKLTELEHNAFIKYLENKSYRQISEELEVNLKSVDNALQRARKKMDEIKDEINFQGVVE
- a CDS encoding flagellar basal body P-ring protein FlgI encodes the protein MKSLLEISGRIVRLLAVFLLTAFCLTIFLQPAAADDPMVTIGDITRTEGARSNQLVGYGLVTGLGRSGDSTRSQATVQSIANMLGEYGVEVSPDQVEGQNIAAVMVTADLPHDASTGDTLDVQVSAIGDADSLAGGMLVRTPLEAPTGEVYAVAQGSVSLGGEEGEHPTSARVSGGGIIERTVDYQLDRDVLDLALHNGNFRTASEIVDEINDHFADLSGADEIAQAEHESKVRVEIPPEYSNDVVGFIAEVNDLEVQPTMTARVVINENDGTIVKGHNARISTVSVAHKNMSVTVSSDSTIQQGEEEEEAFIEEEQEMEIEDEQENSMVVEGGSNTGDLITALNAVGADASDMVSILQEIEAAGALHAELEVR